From one Rattus norvegicus strain BN/NHsdMcwi chromosome 7, GRCr8, whole genome shotgun sequence genomic stretch:
- the Olr995 gene encoding olfactory receptor Olr995, producing the protein MRNRTVTTFILLGLTDDIQLQILLFIFLLLSYMLSLSGNLTIITLTLIDPRLKTPMYIFLKNFSFLEISLTTACIPRFLYSISSGDKSITYIACVSQLSFIDLFAVTEFFLLAIMSFDRYVAICKPLHYMTIMNSRVCKNFIFFCWVVALIIILPPISLGLCLEFCDSDIVDHFCCDAAPLLKISCSDTWLLEQMLIVGAVLTFIITFVCVVLSYVYIIKTILRFPSAKQKKKAFSTCSSHMIVVSITYGSCIFIYIKPSSKNDAAVNKGISLIIISISPMLNPFIYALRNKQVKQAFNYSVKKIAFLSKV; encoded by the coding sequence ATGAGAAACCGAACAGTAACAACCTTCATCTTACTGGGTCTGACAGATGACATTCAGTTGCAAATTCTGCTTTTCATCTTTCTGCTGCTTTCTTACATGTTGAGTTTATCTGGCAACCTAACGATCATCACCCTCACTCTGATTGACCCCCGCCTTAAAACACCTATGTACATTTTCCTCAAAAACTTTTCCTTCTTAGAAATTtcactcacaactgcttgtatTCCCAGATTTCTATATAGCATATCATCTGGGGACAAGTCCATTACCTATATTGCTTGTGTCAGTCAACTGTCGTTTATAGATCTCTTTGCAGTTACAGAATTTTTTCTTCTAGCTATCATGTCCTTtgatcgctatgtggccatctgtaaaCCTCTGCACTACATGACCATCATGAATAGCAGAGTCTGCAAGAACTTCATCTTCTTCTGTTGGGTAGTAGCACTGATCATCATTCTCCCACCAATTAGTCTAGGTTTGTGCCTGGAATTCTGTGACTCAGATATTGTTGATCATTTTTGTTGTGATGCAGCTCCTCTCTTGAAAATCTCTTGTTCAGACACATGGTTGTTAGAACAGATGCTGATAGTTGGTGCTGTGTTGACATTCATAATCACCTTTGTGTGTGTTGTCCTTTCATATGTTTATATCATCAAAACCATTCTGAGATTTCCCTCTgccaagcaaaagaaaaaggcCTTTTCTACTTGTTCTTCCCACATGATTGTAGTTTCTATTACTTATGGTAGCTGCATCTTCATTTATATCAAACCTTCATCCAAGAATGATGCAGCTGTCAATAAAGGGATTTCACTTATTATCATATCAATTTCACCAATGTTGAATCCCTTCATTTATGCACTGAGAAACAAGCAAGTAAAGCAAGCTTTCAATTACTCAGTTAAAAAAATTGCATTCCTCTCAAAGGTGTAA